A stretch of DNA from Sebastes fasciatus isolate fSebFas1 chromosome 16, fSebFas1.pri, whole genome shotgun sequence:
TGTGGTCAgtaataattattttctgttttgggTTCAAATTGTCAATCTAAAATGTTTGCATACTCTCTGAAATGGCCACCTCCTGTAAGCAGAGTGAGTTTCTAACTTGGACTCTGACTCTCAGGTGACCACTTTTATAAGAGGAACAAGGCTCTGCCTCCAGAGGAGCAGATGATCTCTTCGATGCCAGACGTCAAAGTTCTGACTCTTGACGGGGACCACGACTTCATGGTCATTGCCTGCGACGGCATCTGGTGAGTTTGACTGGTCATTGACCGTTTATCCCTGTAATTGATTTTTCATTAGGATTCATGATTAACTGTAGATTGAAATTTGAAagaattttcattttcatatgtCAGTTATGATGTTACTGTACGTGaggttgttttttcctttttgattCATCatatacttgttttttttacttgttgtTATCTGTTCCCATATGTGTGCAGGAATGTGTTGAGCAGTCAGGAGGTGGTGGACTTCATCAGTGAGAGGATCAAACCAGACCAGAGTGGCAAAGTCAAAGCCCTCTCATCCATAGTGGAAGAGGTGAGAGAGGCCTTCTGTCACACTCTTAATACTTGTACATAACACCACTCCCAAACCAGCCCCTCCTCTGTCTACTAGCAGTACCTGCCAGGCAGTGAATCCTCATTCGCAATAAGAGGGAGGATGATGGGACATTGGCTTAAAAGATGTTAAAGTACTTAATCAGTCACTTAGATTTGATTTGTAACTGTTGTGTAGTCATTATGCTATCTAGCTTGTATCCTTAGGGGGGCTATTCACATGTTCAAAAACGTGTGGAAAACGCCAGCTGTGCCGCTTTCATTcttatccaaggtgcttggaGGTTGCGCTCCCGTCacgcctgccgttactaagcagcCAAAACCTGTGCGCTAACGATCCACTCGTACAGCAGGAGTAAGAATaaagcctcatccacactggtaaagtcaggagcgcgtggcggctgacctgtttttttatttcggcgccTTTGTTAACatgttagagcagccacactgcccgcgtgagacgtgcgtctcagctgcgtctcttctagataTTCGAGGtgtcgcctatttttgacgcgagcGGAGCACGgctcacagcaacaacacagtgaaagtgatttattgactgtatattaacgtcatatcagctacattaatacagtttcaatgtctagacatctgtagaatatgtcacggacagtgaaggtgatctattgactgtacattgacatcatcagcaacattactacagttttgatgtctatctgtagaatatcttacggagatgaaaaaagtaaagacttatttttaaatcaacacttcctgctttcatttcaaaataaaagccctcaagcgttttttctgtggacagaatcccTGCATTTGTTACTTcaacacaatgctttttttctgaaatatgtgccggacagtgttgtagaacatgcagtgacttggagagctccatgaatgaatatagtatggggttttaattgttgattattactattattgacAAATTACCACAcctttcttaacctttctctgtctaaaataaatataaatgacatttagaatgaaatgaaatggccattatgaaatgCAAACTCTatatagaaagaaagggctgacagcagcagcagaaacgcagctgacaCACAGCgtgtgaatcacgcagccgccacgcgctcctgacgttcgcAGTATTGATGAGGCGTTACATAACGACATTTCTaaaatcatacagtatatgcccaGCTTTAGTTGACTCCCAAACATTGAACATGGTACCTCACGTTTTtcatgaataaatatgtttatgCATCTTTAATTTCAAATCCTGTATGTCCTCCTGATAGCTGTTGGACCACTGTTTGGCCCCCGACACATCTGGAGACGGGACAGGCTGCGACAACATGACctgcatcatcatcaccctCCGGGCACACCCGTCCCCTGCTCAGTCAGAcgacaagaagaagaggaagcacGGGGAGGAGGCGGCGGCAGGAGCAGCCGAGCCGGAGAAGAACGGAAACGACAGCAAAAAAGCTAAAAGCGACTAAAGGCAAAGAGAAACTGTCCACGAGGGAGCAGAAGGTCCCAGGCTACCGCAGTTACACCAGAGACAcattctgttcaaaatgtaatccTTACCTTCACAAACATCAATTCACCCTAAAACAGAAATTACAATTGCTATACGTATGCTCAAAGATCGGCTGAACTTAAGTCATCAGTATAGTTTTTGTCCTTTGTTTTAGGCCCATTCTCACTTTAACACCCCTCcagttgtttcttttatttggtCTCGGTGGAAAGAAGCTGGACACACGTTTACTTCTTCAATTCAGAAGAGTCAGACTCGCAGGCATGGTGATAGCACGTCATTTTCCAAGTATTTCTAACTAGAAGGAAGATGCCAGACATGCACTGCACTCGGTTATTGTTAAGATTGTTTCCCACTTGGCAGTTTGACAGTTTTGTTTAAGTGGAAGTTTGAGGATAGCCCTCGTTGTCGCCTGTGTCgttcacattttacagtgtgACACATGCATTTTCATTGCAGTTTTGCAATATAAATGTGCAAGTTACTTTTCCAATATGAAACAGCACAATGCTCTTGTGTTGTGCCCAAATTACATGGCATTCATTGTTTCTCAAAGTGCCATAAAAACCATGAATTCCTTTTTATAGGCACCAAATTAACTGTACCCAGAGAAGGGACCTGAAATGGCTGCTGTTAGATTTGCATTGTGTAAAGGTAACAGTAGGAGCGAGTGATTGAATGAGAGGATATTATTGTCTTTTGCAGCCTAAATTGAAGCTTCAAGATGCAGCAAGAGTGTGCGTTCACTAGGCCAGCGTGGCACTGAATGTGTTGCTTCCCTGTTTCAGGGAGCAAGAGGGACTGAAGGATTTAGGGTACTAGTCCAGTTGCTCTTGTTTGCCATTTTATATAACCCCCTCTTTAGCACCCATTCACAAGTGAGAATTATTTTTCAGTCTTGCTGGTCACAGAACAGCCCAATCACCAACAATACAGCACCAtcattttgccttttttccATTCCTGCTTTGCGTCTTGTCTTGATCAAAATCTGTAAATTTCCAGACGAAGAAAAGATGCCAGGGTGTTGTGAGCTAGTGTACTTTTCATCTGTAAGATCTGATAGCAGGGAAACAGGCAGAGATGTTCGTTGCCTTTTACGTCTCTGTGTCCATCCAGAGACAGACCGGCCCTCCACACACAGCTCGTCCTCAACCCCATTtactctgcctgtctgtcccgTTTCTAttataacacatttttaagACCATCTCTAGGACATGTGTTTTAAGTAAAAAGTATTTCCActcaaatgtttattattacgTATAATTTCGTTCTTGATgaatcagttatttttttttttatcataacatTTTTGTGAGCACACTCTGAAAACGCCCTGACGCTGGTCTGTGGAGAGGATGCACAAAGTTACTTTTTGAGTGGAAATACAATTTGAAGTTAAGAGCACCGAGACAGTATAGCTGTTCagaatatttgttttgtctttatttgcaGAAGCCTCATTTAAACCACGTTGTGTGACTGTAAGTTTGTTTCTAGTGTACTATCTTGTCACCATGCCCTTTTTTCTGTATATAGTTTTTCAATACTTGTaattgaagaaaaagaaaatttctttttctttgtaattgtgAGTCAATGTGACATTTTTGGTGCTTACTCTTTTGACACCAGTATGTAAgtacatacaaatacatttttttaaataatgagaTGACTGtattcttgtgtttctttaaaaacAACCAGTGCTGCTTCTGTTTTTTAATCTGAGGTTTCAGAGAAGTCTTTAATTTTAAAATTCTGCTCTTAGATATGTCTATTTAATGGAAGTGAGTCATGTTTTTCCACTGCCAGTCAGACAATCTTGGGCTCAATCAGAATGAAGTATCCTGTTTGAACATACAGTAGGTATCAGTTTGAAGTCATCAAtattttttaatgattattatgattattgaaCATCTAATTACATGATTTCttcaacttgcgatttttagatggtagcaggctcagttttaaagctaaagtgaagatactggtatatgaaaccctgaggaatccattggtaccaaccatgtcatactagcttgtcgggaaggaggctaaataacgctctaaaatTACACTaagttttggtgaggaaaaactggcatggccattttcataggggtcccttgacctctgacctcaagatatgtgaatgaaaacgggttctatgggtaacaagtctcccctttacagacatgcccactttatgataatcacatgcagtttggggcaagtcatagtcaagtcaacacactgacacactgacagctgttgttgcctgttgggctgcagtttgccatgttatgatttgagcatatttttatactaaatgcagtacctgtgagggtttctggatcaatatctgtctttgttttgtgttatatatatatatacgtatatatatatgtatatatatatctatatatacatatacagatatatatatacgtatatatacacgtatatatatgtatatatacgtgtatatatatacatatatatatatatatatatatatgtatatatatatacataaagcaagcatatttgtccactcccatgttgataagagtattaaatgtcccatattgtaaaaagtgagattttcaggtcttttacattataaagcagatttaagtgctatatagaTACTGTTTAACTAACAAAACTCAATATATAccgagaaatacacacagcgcgtattcagaaattgtgcgtttgaaacaagccgttatgatttctgtccacttgtgatgtcacgaatgtacaatatttagaccattacacggttttaaacgtacacattctaaatgtgtcacagtttatttcctgttgcagtgtatgtgaatgacatcagctgccAGGACCCAAACATggatccaaactgttgcctagcaacgcaattccgttgaaatgcactaaaacggagcatttcagacagagggtaaatacaggcatattcaggctgacagtatgaggaaaataatgtgttttttgctcatgacagcatgtaaacatgttctagtagaaacacaaaatacaagtatgaacctgaaaatgagcatgacatgggacctttaaatacttgacaaatctccccttagggtacatttcgaacagataaaaaaaggtgattaatttgttattaatcataattaacAATGGaaaatcgtgattaaatatttgaatagttttattatatataatgatttgcagcatctactgtacatgtagACTGTGGAGCCACACCGTGGTTCTCCTGCAGGACGCAGTGCCACCACagaccagcaggtggcggtagggCAGCATCTCGTTGTctgcaaaaaaacatcacacGAAGAAGAAACGTCATCGCTTCAACATGGAGCGGGAAACCCGGGAGGAGATGTTAGAGATGTTAGAGATGGAGGCAGGAGGTGAAGACGGTCTCTCTCCGGCCTCTCTGAAGCTCTACGAGGCGCAGTTCTTCGGCTTCACTCCGCAGACATGCATGCTGCGGGTCTACAGCGCCTTCCAGGACTGTCTGTACGAAATCCTACTCGTGGTGgagaaggtgtgtgtgaggcagctCGGCAGAGGAGAGTCTACCGGAGCCGGTACCGAGGAGGAGCTGCTCCGGTCCCAGGCCAGAGAGTGCAGCCGGAAGCTGCAGCAGTTCCTGGAGGAGCGGTTCAAGCAGATGTCGGAGCGGATGGAGGCTCTGCTGGCGGACCGCTGCTTCTCCATACCGACTAATGTCCTGCTGCCAGAGGACCAGACGCACAGGAACtacacccaacacacacaggtgGGTGGAGGAGTGTTTCAATACAGCTCACCATTATGAGATACATTCATACACACTTGATGAGATTAGAGTCTGAAAAGCCAGTTTCATTTAGCCTGTATAACCTTACTAACTAAACAACTAACCAAATATTTGGAGTAAAAGACATAACAAAGAGTctttatgacacacacacatacatatgtatgtgtatatatatatacacacatacatatgtacCGGACATTGTGCAAAATCAATTTTGGGTTTGATGTGAAATTAGAAGTAACGCTAACTATCAGTTCATACTGCATAATTAATTGGGCTAATTAATAATGTCGGAGTTTGGTTTGTGAAGAGTATGTATTTGCTAACAATGTAATTCTCATTCCTCTTCTATAATAATTCACCATTTATATATGACACCTCTGACTAATAAGAATTAATTCAACACATTTAATAAAGTCACATCTGGAGCGAGAACATCGGGGAAGTCATCAATAGAAATGTCAGAATGATAATAAAACGTACAGTGAAATGTcctcattgtgtaaataataaaatgtgtgacggctgaattccatttagatTCCTCATTCTCAGGCTCCTGGTATTGTTCATACTTACTGGGACACAGAACAGAGcaatcgttaatgttattagtgacACCTGTGCTTTTAGTACAATgacgagtcaaaatgtctgctgtgaaaaaggcctgtgAGCAATTTATTGGTTTAAATTGAcatataaagttgttttttcgTCACTGGAGACTTGTTCCATCAGGACAGTAAGTTTTAGTAATTCTTATCATTTCTTAGAAATGGCATATGATAAATTCTATACTtctaattattgtttttattgattattttaagcATACTGAGTTCCCTTTATATGAAATGTACCATGTAAAGACTGACCTTTTGTTATTTGTaacagcagggggcagcatctGCATATCATTTATTGTAACATAGTGGGAGTCATGTCTTtgatttaaaggtcacctattatgcaaaatgcacttttccatgtcttttaaacatcaatatctg
This window harbors:
- the LOC141752699 gene encoding protein MIS12 homolog — its product is MERETREEMLEMLEMEAGGEDGLSPASLKLYEAQFFGFTPQTCMLRVYSAFQDCLYEILLVVEKVCVRQLGRGESTGAGTEEELLRSQARECSRKLQQFLEERFKQMSERMEALLADRCFSIPTNVLLPEDQTHRNYTQHTQVGGGVFQYSSPL